Sequence from the Curtobacterium sp. MCLR17_007 genome:
TCGACGGTGCCCAGCCGCCCGCCCCGTCGGAGACAATCCGGTAGAGCAGTCCGTCGCCGTTCTGGACGCCCCAGAGCACGCCGCCGCCGGTCGCGGTGGACGAGGGCTGCCAGTCCAGGCCGCTGAGGTCACCGGAGAAGGCGTCCTCGTCGTCGAGTGCGGTCTCGTCCGGTCCGCCGGGCCAGGCCTCGGCCGTGACGACGCCCGCGAAGCGGTTCGCCTGCCCCTTGGTCGCCTCGGCGGTCTCGGCGAAGTCGCCGGTGCCGTCCGGGTTGCGGCCCCAGGTGGTCGCGGCGTGCGCGGTCCAGGTGGAGCTGTCGACGAGCGTGCCCGACGGGGCGAACAGCCGCGCCGAGTCGGCCTTGCCGAGCCCGAAGCCGAAGTCGGCCTCGTCGAGCACGGTGAAGCCGCCCGCGGCCACGGTCGTGCCGGCCGGGATCGTGTACGTGTGGTCGTCCTCGCTGTCCCGGAGGACGTAGCCGCCCAGGTCGACGCTCGTGCTGCCGATGTTGGTCAGCTCGACCCAGTCACCGGGGACACCGTCCTGCGACTCGACCTCGTTGATGCGGACCGGCGAGGAGCAGTCGTTCGCCGCGCCCTTCGTCGACGCGGTGGTGTCGACGAGCGGCCCGGTGCCGTCCGGGCAGCGCCCGTCGGTGACCTGCGCGTGCACCTGGTACCCGTAGTCGAGCACCAGGGCGCCCGTGGTGTCGAAGACCCGCACCTCGTCGGGGTTGCCGAGCCCGAAGTCGAACCCGGCTGCGGTGGACGACTTCTGGTTGAGCACGAAGTGACCCCCCGCCGCGACGACCGAGCCCGCGGGCAGGACGTACGGGGTGTGCGAGTCGCTGTCGTCGAGCATCGAGAAGCCGCTGATGTCGATGGCGGCAGCGGAGGTGTTCGCGAGCTCGACCCAGTCGACGTCGTCGCCGTTGGACTCGACCTCGTTGATGACGAGCCCGGTCGGGGCCGCAGCGGTCGGGGCCGCACTGGCAGCGGGCGTCGCGGCGGCGGCCGGGGTCGCATCCGGGGTCGCGGTGGCGTCGGGCGTCGCGGTCGCATCGGGCGTCGCGGCGGCGGCCGGGGTCGCAGCTGCGGGGGCGGGGCCGGCTGCGACGGCCGGCGTGCTGGCGAGGACGCCCGCCACGAGCACGGCGCAGGTCGCGGCGGCGGCGCCGAGGCGCAGGACAGGGGAGGGCATGCAGGATCCTTCGAGCGAGGAGGCGTGGACCTGCACGACTGTTCAGCACCCGAGCGTCCGGCCGGTGACGGGCCGGTGAACGCCCGGTGGTGCGCCGCCCCGTCAGCGACGGATCAGCAGCGCGCTCGCCCGGGGCGACAGGGCGGCGTCGAGCACCAGACAGCCGGCCCCGACCGCGGCGACGTCGGCCCCACGGTCGGTCTCGACCACCGTGACCGGGTGCTTGGGGACGAGGATCGGCGAGCCGGTGATCGCCTGGCACGCGGCGGGCAGCGCCGCGGCCGCGATCCGCGACCAGAACGGTCCGCCGAACACGACGCGGTCGATGTCGAGCAGGTTGACGATGACGACCGCCGCGCGCCCCATGACGGTCCCGGCCTCGGCGGCCAGCGCGGTCGCCGTCGGGTCACCCGCGTCGATGGCTGCGGCCAGGGCGTCCCACGCGGCGTCCACCGCACCCGCGTCCATGGGCTCGGCCGTCTCCGACAGGCCCCCGGTCAGGTCCAGCCCCCGCGCCGCTGCCAGGCGGACGAGGCGCTCGGGTGCGACCGCCGCACCGACCTCGCCGCGATCGCCGTTGCCGTCCGGCGTCCCCGCCAGCGAGCCCTGGTCGACCATGAGGTGCCCGGCGTCTCCCGCGTTGGCCCCCGTCCCGCGCACGGGTTCGTGGTCGACGACGAGCCCGACGCCGAAGCCGGTCCCGAAGTAGACGAACGCGAAGTTCCGCGCCGATGACTCACCCGCCAGGAACATCTCGCCGACCGCCGCCGCGGTGACGTCCTTCTCGAGCAGCACGGGGTGGCCGGTCGCCTCGGCCAGCGCGTCCCGCAGCGGCACGCCCCGCCACCGGGGCAGGAAGGGCGGGTCCACGACGATGCCGGCGTCGACGTCGATCGGACCGGGGCTGGCGATGCCGACCCCGAGGACGCCGTCGGGGTCCACCTCGGCGGACGCCACGAGCCCGTCGACCGCGGCGGCCATCGTCCGGATCACCTGGTCCGGGTCGTCCGCCGTCGGCGTCGAGGTCGTGGTCGACGCGACGACCGTGCCGGCGAGGTCGAGCAGGACGTAGGTCACGACGGCCGGGTCGACGTGGACCCCGACGGCGAACCGGCTGTCCGGCTCGAGCCGGAGGATCGTCCGGGGCTTGCCGCGACCGGACACGACCGTGCCGGACTCGGCGATCATCC
This genomic interval carries:
- a CDS encoding ROK family transcriptional regulator yields the protein MAEHRRGANLPSIGGFNRTVVLDAVRRSPDGLSRVELAGRTGLSAQTVSNVTRFLIEAGMIAESGTVVSGRGKPRTILRLEPDSRFAVGVHVDPAVVTYVLLDLAGTVVASTTTSTPTADDPDQVIRTMAAAVDGLVASAEVDPDGVLGVGIASPGPIDVDAGIVVDPPFLPRWRGVPLRDALAEATGHPVLLEKDVTAAAVGEMFLAGESSARNFAFVYFGTGFGVGLVVDHEPVRGTGANAGDAGHLMVDQGSLAGTPDGNGDRGEVGAAVAPERLVRLAAARGLDLTGGLSETAEPMDAGAVDAAWDALAAAIDAGDPTATALAAEAGTVMGRAAVVIVNLLDIDRVVFGGPFWSRIAAAALPAACQAITGSPILVPKHPVTVVETDRGADVAAVGAGCLVLDAALSPRASALLIRR